The sequence CTATTTTATCTgtacttttgaaaatattttgaaatttgaattttattaaagtattGAGAATTTGATTGGACCTGTGTGAAATTGGCATTAAAACAGTGCAACAATGCAAGAAAACCATTgcacaacagttttattttaaggtgagaTATGACCcagatttttctttttgagatttataaatgtaatgcatttccCTTGACATTTTGTCTCTTTTCCCCTGAAGCAAGACATGAGCAGTCAAAACCTCTCGCATTACCTCGAGTGAActgatgtttttgttaaatagagtgtttttaaattttttttatggttgtttaATGCTCAGAGAGTGTCACTTATGCTCTTTTCATGAAATATTCAAGGCTCATCCTTATATGAAATTGAAATGACTGAAATTCTAATTAGCACATTAACCCTTGCCAACCCGAGACCATCTGTACTGTGTATACTCAGCTGATGTTTTCTGATGCTGGAACCTGATAAATACTGTGCTGGTCAGTTCTCAATTCTCTGCTCATGGTGAAATTGGGTGAGCAATCATGATGTCACTTCCCCTCCCCCACACTAACAGGATACCGTCCCTGCTGCATCTAATGAATTAACATGTAATTTCATAAAGACACGAGTCCACTGATCCTCTATAGTGGAGATCAGATGAATGGTTTAACTGTTCTTCttcatatttattcatactaATAGCAGCTATTCACATTGATACCAGTCAATTCTTCCAGTATGGACAAAACTCGGGGttcattgaaatattaataaatactacagcTATATGATACAGGCCTATAAATAACAGTACACAGAATTGCATTTCTTGGGATCAACTTTatgttgtctctgcatattaaattgAGCTAGGAGCaagtattttaacagaaaaaatgacacacatcgactttaatattcattttatggaTGATACGCAACTCTGAGTCCAATAAGCTCATTATGCCTGTATCGTGTATTGAGTGCTGAATGAGTGTAATATGGGTGGGTGTTGAACGCCCTCAGTGGGAGGCTGATTAAATGGATCGCCTCAGACTGCTAATGTGAGATCTTCACTATGTTGTTTTGGCAGACTGTCATTTCAGCTCTCATATTTCTAAAACTGTGATTTATATCAAAACACAGTACCATACGAGACCATAGTTATATTCCATTTCCAACTTGCTTTTTACATTTTccgaagaaaatgtgagtggtgccaCAGTGGTGGGTTGTTGTGGTGTGGTTGCTAAGCCATTGTTttttggttgctaaggtgttctgggccatttttagcacattgctatagAATTGCTATGGTTTTATGGATGGTTGCTAAGTAAAAGCATGTATACTTAACCTCTTAGTATGGAAAATGCTTTACAAAATATAGTTTTCccctaaaaatatctaaatataacaAGATTTATGAAGATTTTACAATTTACGTGAGAAGAAATAGGTGTTTATTAAagaatcaggttttttttttttaagaaagaaggaaaaattaTCCAAAGagtaaaaaagaattaaaaataacttcttttgaaatctctattcatgaaagaatcctgaaattgattatggtttccacaaaaatatcaagcagcacagctgtttccatctttgctaataataagaaatgtttattgagcagcaaatcagcatattagactgatttctgaaggatcatgtgacactgaagactggaggaatgatgctgaaaattcagctttgaagttttaaaatatattcaattagagaacagttattttaaattctaataatatttcaggatattactgatttactgtattttttatttaataaatgtggcCTTGGGCGAGAACTGAAAGAAgggcctttttaaaaaaaaaaaaaaaaaaaattaatcttataAACCCCAAATTGAATAgtagtatatttaataataatacatttcttaaaattttaataaataaaaataaatgtaatccaagagatattctctttctttttaaataataataatattactggaaaattagattaaaatactgCTCAACAAAATTAGTTAGCCTTAACGCTGCTTTGGCATGGTCATTTAGCGTATCTAAATATTCATCTAATAATtccttatttataatatttaacttaatttgcttctattttgaattcatgtttggCCTTTTTGTGCTTTTCTGCAGATCTTTGTAACTGGAAGAACAAAGAAAGGAGTTTTATAGTTTCCTCAGTCATGCAGAAGGTAATGTATGTCAATGCTATCAtgcttgatttttattattataatttttcaccTTAAAGccatttttgccaaaaatcatcaaTCTCCTAACACTAGAATTTCCGGAATGTTTTCTCAATTCCTCATATGTGGACATTAACCtctatattgtttttctgtcaaAGTAAATCCATTAAAGTATGATCAGATCTGCAGTGGGTTTTTTCACTTAGTGAGAATGGAAAGGGGGCGTGGCTGAGTGACACACGTCATCACTTTGATTGATGACGTTACTTATAGATCTTATTTCTCATTAACACCATGTCACTGGATAGGAGCAGTTAAatgatgacctctgacctttttGCTCTGCTCTCCCGCCACAGGCAGGGACGGCCCCGTCCTCCCGGGGTCCAAGTGCTCCTGGGTCCCCAGCCACCCCGATTGTGGTAAGTAAAACTTCCAGTTTCACAGATAACACATGCGTTCTGTTATATCTGCCATAAAGCACATGCTTCCCATGAACCCAGCGAGGCATCTCAGAGGACAAGCGTttctttcactcactctctctctttcgaACTCCCCAAAGGCACGCATGGACAATCAGGTCATTGGATATAAAGACTTGGCCGCCATTCCCAAAGACAAAGCCATTCTTGAGGTGGAACGGCCAGATCTGATGGTGTACGAGCCGCATTTCAATATCTCAGCCCTGGATCGGATAGGTCTCTCCAGAAGCAGAGAGGTCAGAAAACAACGAGTGTGTCTTTAGATCGAGTCTGTGTTTCTTTGTACCACATTTGAGAAGCTTTATTGTACAGTTTAACAACTTCCACTTCAAGTGGAATCAATATATGTGTTTTGGCGAACAGGAAGCTGGATATAATGGTGAGGTGTATTTGTTATGCATGTGAAATCATTTGTGTGTTAAAGAGCCACAGAGCCATTGGATGTCAGACTCTGAAGAcgatgcatgtatgtgtgtgttctgttttctCTCCTTGTCTCCTCCAGAGATCGATGTCTCCTCATTCTATCTCGCCCCCTCCTTCCCCTGAGGTGAGCCAGCAGGCCTCTGGCGATCACTAGCTTTAACCACCACACTTCTCTTCCTGTACACTTCCAGTGTCACTGTTTTATGAGCTTACACTCAATTAATGAAGGACTTTCAGTTTCAGAATTACTTTTCAGCTATGTTTGCCAAAGCAAATATGGCAAATATGTCATTAGTTatgtttaattcatgttaataattacatttataatagtttaattggccataatatgaaaataatcagCAGCATTTTGTTATCAGTACagaatatttaagtcattataatcattactattaattagaatattatattgtagtattctgtttttttatattgaatatgaattaatactattaatcattaacatttattaatcataatagTCCTTCTTCactgattaatattattaattcgtacttattattatcaattattatagtacagtatttgaatgttgttgtaatattgaatattaatttaatgattttatttgaatttctttaattCACATTATTGGGTTGCAGTCATATAAacgttgtttttatataattatttagcaaatctcaaaaggAATACTCACTTATTatccataatatttttatttttttatttttaaaaatactgaattGTAATATCGGCAACTATTAGACATAACATGATAATTATTAGTGGCATATAGTTATCAGccagaaatataatattatttatttttaattaatcatttatactattcattataatattatattatagtatgtatttttttatattgaatataaatctgaattaatactattaattattagcattattaatcAGAATATTTCAAATGTAGTCTTTCTTAAAtgattaatgttattattaattctaatacttttaattaatattgtatattatagaaTCATGTTGTAATACTGATATATAGatcaataatattattacagttattaattattttatggaatataaaaaatagtgtttttattttatattattatggtgCAGTCATATAAACATTATTCAATGAATCAATGAACCTCAAAATAAATATCTACTTCTTATCCATTATTTTTGGTGtttctttcaacaaaaaaaaaaatcatttttgatattGACCCTGTATTGGTTATTggcaataacataaaaataattaggcaTACTGCCCTCATGAATTTGaacatgatttattttgtattcattagAATGAATACTATCCATTATAATATTGTAgcattctaatatttatttaatattgaatatgAATCTGAATTCATACTGTTACAGCACATCTGTGTCAGACAGAATTCTATTATTGCGCACTGAACAGTGGAATCAAATGGCATTCTATGCTGCTGACCACTCTTTTACAGTAAGGCATGAGTTTGCATCATCATGTTATTGATGCAGGCAGTGAAATATGATGGTCTGGCTTCTGTTAACATGCTGAGTGCTTCAATTAATCCCACTCTTTAGATCCGGATTGAAACAGGAatgcatgtcaccatattcaagTGCAATAATAGAAGGTTTACGCAGTTCCCCTGTCCCTTCAGATATTTGCTTCAAAAGAGTCAAAGGAGTGGTCAGAGCAGGGCTCTCCAGGAGGCTCCAACATGGGCTCCACGGTGCAGCTCCGCAAAATCAGCCCCGTGCAGCACTTCCACAGGCCGGGTACTTCACAGCACAGCCACACCTTCAGAATCATTCAAATGTGTGTGAGTTGTAACTGTACATGTACATTTATGTTTCAGACAGTGGCACCAACATCTACAAGAAGCCACCAATTTACAAACACGGtatttgttcttttattctttaatacatatattttctaGTTAGTGATCTTCACCTCACACTCACGTAGGATTGTTGGTATTGAAAGATGCACTGGTCACATTATGCTGTTTGTCTTGTCTCTGTCCTCAGACGGACAGACGGGAACGTCTCATAGTAAACATGATGTCATCATTGAGTCCTCCAAGTTCCCAGCAGCCCAGCCGCCTGATCCCAACCAACCTTCAAAGATAGAGACCGAGTACTGGCCCTGTCCACCCTCTCTAGCCACTATGGGTAAACGCTCAGCAGCTTCATATTTCTGTAGCCCCTCCCACAG is a genomic window of Cyprinus carpio isolate SPL01 chromosome B10, ASM1834038v1, whole genome shotgun sequence containing:
- the LOC109055144 gene encoding dematin-like; amino-acid sequence: MQKAGTAPSSRGPSAPGSPATPIVARMDNQVIGYKDLAAIPKDKAILEVERPDLMVYEPHFNISALDRIGLSRSRERSMSPHSISPPPSPEIFASKESKEWSEQGSPGGSNMGSTVQLRKISPVQHFHRPDSGTNIYKKPPIYKHDGQTGTSHSKHDVIIESSKFPAAQPPDPNQPSKIETEYWPCPPSLATMEIEWRKKAAEQGKPLEDDEFEDLTEDAKRLQEQELQKIQSNLGKLILKEEIEKSVLTRRKTRSLPDGTNIQLGSSASATKSASLPPCSRSGLTRVGSYNADLFHYYYYFVI